From the genome of Duffyella gerundensis, one region includes:
- a CDS encoding DNA/RNA non-specific endonuclease has product MNQQLQAMIQHRVAQAMPQPQTVITGGQNDLLPTAFMTQGVARARAVAMIREDGVPKGTGFLIPGGLFVTNHHVLPERPAPGKITLTFGFWLDEQGVVQPGTLCEIDAERFWLTSPLAALDCTVVALGAFRDGGRGDLPLAIPLVAGMAEPGGYLNIIQHPGGRAQQVVLRNNVLLANPKPWLHYASDTEAGSSGAPVFNDRWQLVGVHHGSVPDAEGQRINEGLAASALIAWLSEMLPQLPSPMQPQLQNALRGDLHAQPLVGAPDSYYANRDGYQPAFLGEQTVTLKDIVAPRAAEVAPLLDGRSGSDAILNYEHFSLVMHASRRLAFFTATNIDGARYVAIDRASGQPSLLAEADSWVEESRLDSRYQTGQAFYREFSRWFDRGHLTRRSDPTWGTAEEAMRANRDTFHFTNCSPQHFRFNQSLKYWQGIERYILEFGVLKSKNRITVLTGPVLNGDARPYGEVSVPLLFWKVVLRIGPDGEPQATALIASQAALMDEPRRLLARTPAESAPDVDEFRITVAGLESLTGLDFSAFRHWDSWQPAPALRADPLPAALILAWEDLL; this is encoded by the coding sequence ATGAACCAGCAACTGCAGGCTATGATTCAACACCGCGTGGCGCAGGCCATGCCGCAACCGCAAACGGTGATTACCGGCGGGCAAAACGACCTGTTGCCCACCGCCTTTATGACTCAGGGCGTGGCCCGCGCCCGGGCGGTGGCGATGATCCGCGAAGATGGCGTGCCGAAGGGCACTGGATTTCTCATTCCCGGCGGGCTGTTTGTCACTAATCATCATGTGCTGCCGGAGCGCCCGGCGCCGGGTAAGATTACGCTGACCTTTGGCTTCTGGCTGGATGAGCAGGGCGTGGTGCAGCCGGGAACGCTGTGCGAGATTGACGCCGAACGCTTCTGGCTGACCAGCCCGCTTGCTGCGCTGGATTGTACGGTGGTGGCGCTGGGTGCTTTTCGTGACGGCGGTCGCGGCGATCTGCCGCTGGCAATTCCGCTGGTGGCGGGCATGGCGGAGCCGGGCGGCTACCTCAATATCATTCAGCATCCCGGTGGCCGGGCGCAGCAGGTGGTGCTGCGCAATAATGTGCTGCTTGCTAATCCGAAACCCTGGCTGCATTACGCCTCTGACACCGAAGCCGGTTCGTCCGGTGCGCCGGTATTTAACGATCGCTGGCAGCTGGTCGGCGTGCATCACGGCAGCGTACCCGATGCAGAGGGCCAGCGCATTAATGAAGGCCTCGCCGCCAGCGCGCTGATCGCCTGGCTCAGCGAAATGCTGCCGCAGTTGCCGTCACCGATGCAGCCGCAGTTACAAAACGCCCTGCGTGGCGATCTGCATGCGCAGCCGCTGGTCGGCGCGCCGGACAGCTATTACGCCAACCGCGACGGCTATCAGCCCGCTTTTCTTGGCGAGCAGACGGTGACATTGAAGGATATTGTGGCACCGCGGGCGGCAGAGGTGGCGCCCTTGCTGGATGGCCGCAGCGGCAGCGATGCCATTCTTAACTATGAACACTTTTCGCTGGTAATGCATGCCAGCCGTCGACTGGCGTTCTTCACCGCCACCAACATCGACGGCGCGCGTTATGTGGCAATCGATCGCGCCAGCGGTCAGCCGTCGCTGCTTGCCGAGGCGGACAGCTGGGTGGAGGAGAGCCGCCTCGACAGCCGCTATCAGACAGGCCAGGCGTTTTACCGTGAATTCAGCCGCTGGTTCGACCGCGGCCATCTGACGCGCCGTAGCGATCCGACCTGGGGCACGGCAGAAGAGGCGATGCGCGCTAACCGTGACACCTTTCACTTTACCAACTGTTCGCCGCAGCATTTCCGCTTCAATCAGAGCCTGAAATACTGGCAGGGGATTGAACGTTATATTCTGGAATTCGGCGTATTGAAATCTAAAAACCGCATTACCGTGCTGACCGGCCCGGTGCTTAACGGCGACGCGCGACCCTACGGCGAGGTGAGCGTGCCGCTGCTGTTCTGGAAAGTTGTGCTACGCATTGGCCCGGACGGAGAACCGCAGGCGACCGCGCTGATCGCCTCGCAGGCGGCATTAATGGATGAGCCGCGGCGCTTGCTGGCGCGCACGCCGGCAGAGAGCGCGCCGGATGTCGATGAGTTCCGTATTACCGTTGCCGGTCTGGAGAGCCTGACCGGACTCGATTTCTCCGCCTTTCGCCACTGGGATAGCTGGCAACCCGCTCCGGCGCTGCGTGCCGATCCGCTGCCCGCCGCGCTGATCCTGGCATGGGAAGATCTGCTGTAG